From one Lolium rigidum isolate FL_2022 chromosome 4, APGP_CSIRO_Lrig_0.1, whole genome shotgun sequence genomic stretch:
- the LOC124647041 gene encoding AT-hook motif nuclear-localized protein 21-like codes for MRAHVLEVPAGRDVLSCVAAFAQRGRRGALVLGAAGRVVDAVLCREPSPLVLRGTAEILGLVGCFFPSSASPAGVAVFLAGPRGGVLGGSVAEGGLVAAGPVVIMVATFVAAAFDRLPLVKGDESARADGCGVAGHWRCVGLPLQQQCGWAPLCGKLGAKS; via the coding sequence ATGCGCGCCCACGTCCTGGAGGTGCCGGCGGGGCGCGACGTGCTGTCGTGCGTGGCGGCGTTCGCGCAGCGCGGGCGCCGCGGCGCGCTGGTGCTGGGCGCGGCCGGGCGCGTCGTGGACGCCGTGCTCTGCAGGGAGCCCTCGCCGCTGGTACTCCGGGGCACGGCGGAGATCCTGGGCCTGGTCGGGTGCTTCTTCCCGTCGTCCGCCTCGCCGGCGGGCGTGGCGGTGTTCCTGGCTGGGCCGCGGGGCGGCGTGCTGGGTGGCAGCGTCGCGGAGGGAGGGCTCGTGGCCGCCGGGCCGGTGGTGATCATGGTGGCCACGTTCGTCGCGGCCGCGTTCGACCGGTTGCCGCTGGTGAAGGGGGACGAATCCGCCAGGGCTGACGGGTGCGGCGTGGCCGGACACTGGCGGTGCGTTGGCCTGCCGCTGCAGCAACAGTGCGGCTGGGCGCCGCTGTGTGGTAAGCTGGGCGCGAAGAGCTGA